CGCAGCGGTAATTGGCTTTTATTTATTAGCTACTTATTTTTATGACTATTTTACAGGGCGCTTTATCCCGGTTGTAAAGCAGCTAGTTTATTTTTTTAACTAACTTGAGGAGGAAAAACAGTGAAAAACAGAAAAATTCACCTCCAGCTTGTGCTGATGTTTATTGTCGCGTTTGCGTTGGCGGTGATCTTTACAGAGGGCACACGTTATTTTGGCAAATCGTACTATGAATCGAATTCGTTTGATGCAGAAGCTACCGAATATATGGATCAGTTGGCCCGTAACGTATTAGCGCCTTTAACGGAAGAGGATTTTGAGAAAGTGCTAGCGGTAACACCAGATGAAATTACCCGTTACCGGTTGTACTACGGTTCGTTAGCAGAGCAAATTCAAAATATAAAAGATCAATATGCCAGCGATATAGATGGAGCAGAGGATGAGGATGTTTTAAAGGCGCTCAAGCAAGAGCGTGATGCTAAAATTGCGGACATCCAAAAAAACTTTGATGATGACGACTACGTAAAACAAAAAATAGTAGTAATTAAGCAGCGGGCCGTTGCAGAGATTTTAGAAGATCAACAGCGTGGGCTACGTCAATTTAAATCGAATAACACGTATTACGCGTATGATTTTTATAATGCAAAAAAAGAAGAGCATTTTACAAAAGGTGAGATTGATAAAGCCGCTGTTTATGAAAAAGAACTTACGCCCAATGAATTACCCAATGTCACACGCTATATTAACTTAAATGAGTATGAGCAGGTCGGCTATTTAGATAAAACCTATACAATTGAAAAAGACCTGTCAGAGGTATCAGGAAAGATTACGATTCCAAAATCGATGCTCGCGAAGTCAGGGCTAGGCAATGACCTAAAAGCCTTTACCATTGCGAAGTTTGTGTATTATTGCATTGTGCTACTAGGGATTGTTTGCCTGATTTTGGCAATAAAGGTTGTGAAAGTTGGACGTAAAAGCTTTCTGATTGAAAATGGACTACGTAACAGATTAGATCGTTTACCGGTAGATGTACAAATTGCCCTTACAGCTTTTGTCGCGTACATCACCTCGTTATTCATTTCTTCGATGACGTATCTTGCAAGGTCTATCGCCTATTACTTGGCGGATTCTTATTACATCGACTTAATTGAAAATATTCTCTTAGTGCTCGTGACATACGGATTGTTTGTGGCGATGGTGTATTTCATTGCTTGGACATGGGAACGTGTGAAGTGCTATGACAGCTTCGAACAACTATGGGCAGAGACATTTTTAGCGAAGTTTATGAAGACCGGTGTTTCGATGTTCGAAAACCGTTCAGTAGGCATGCAGTCATTAATTTTACTGATCATTATTTTCCTTGGAGGCTTTGGCTTTGCTATTCCTCTAGTGACTGGATCGTTCGGGGCATTTATGTTCTATGTGTTTTTATTCTTTGTCTTCTTTATACCGGCGCTGTTTCTATTCATGCGTCGTATGGGCTACCTAAACCGAATCATGAAGCATACAGAGGATATGGCACACGGGCGTTTAACGGAAAATATTAAAGTGAAGGGGAAATCACCATTAGCAAGACATGCCGAGAATTTAAACGGCTTGCGTGAAGGCGTGCGTACAAGCTTAAACGAGCAGGCGAAAAGTGAGCGTTTAAAAACGGAGCTCATCACAAATGTCAGCCATGATTTACGTACACCGTTAACATCAATTATTACGTATACAGACTTATTGAAAAACCCTGACCTTACAGTAGAAGAACGTACTAAATATATCGAAATACTGGATGCGAAATCGAATCGTTTGAAAACGCTTATTGAAGATTTGTTTGAAGTATCAAAAATGGCGAGTGGGAATATCGAAATTAGTAAACAGCGTATTGACCTTGCACAACTGTTGCAGCAGGCGGCGGGGGAGCATGAAGAGGATTTTGCGAAGTCGAACTTAGATCTGCGTGTGGCGATTAGCGAGCAACCGATTTATGCCTATGTGGATGGCCAAAAATGGTGGCGTGTCATTGATAACTTGATCGTCAATGCACGTAAATATTCATTAGAAGGTACGCGTGTTTATGTGAACTTAAAAGTAAACAACGGCAATGCGGAGTTAACTGTGAAAAACGTTGCCAAATATGAATTAAACGAAGATGCAACCGAATTAATAGAGCGCTTCAAGCGTGCTGACACATCACGTCATACGGAAGGCTCAGGGCTTGGCCTTGCGATTGCCCAGTCAATCGTGGATTTACACGGCGGGCAATTAGATGTTTCGATTGACGGCGATTTGTTTAAAGTAACAGTGCTTGTAAGAGCAGAGAATTAACGAAGAGCTACAGCGAGAAATCTTGCTGTAGCTTTTTCCGTGCTTCTTGTGAATCATCTATAGTACAATAGCAACTAACTAAAAAATGACAAAATAGGAGCACAAGTTATGCGAATTTTATTAGGTATCTTTGCCATTGCCATTTATGGTGGGATTACGTTTTATCTTGGCTGGAATTTACGCGCATGGCTTAATTCATTGCAAGTATTTCGTTGGCCGATTTTATTTTGGAGTGTGTTATTTTTAACTTCGTTTGGTTATTTCATAGGAAAGCTGCATGTACTGTTAACACCGCTCACTGTGCTGGGCAGTTACTGGATGTTCTTTTTACAATACGGGCTTATGCTATGTATGATCGCGAATATTATTGTGTTTTTTACACCGCTTTCGACAAAGTTTGTTGGTACAGGCGCGGTTGGAATTTTACTTGTGTTATTAGCTGTAGGGACGTACTTTGCGTATACACCAGTTGTGCGTCAGGCAACGATTACGATTGATAAGCCGGGCGAGGACATGCGTGTTGTGCTCGGTTCAGATTTTCACTTAGGATTGTTGTCTGGTAAGGGGCATTTGGAGAAATTTGTTGCCTTATCAAATGAACATGAGCCCGATTTAGTATTACTGGCGGGGGATATTGTCGATGATAGTCCGCAACGCTTTATTGATAAAGGGATGGGCGAGGTTATGGAAAGCCTACAATCTACTTACGGGGTTTACGGAATTTTAGGCAATCATGAATATTACGGCAATGAAATTCCTGAATTTAAACAGGCGATGAAGGAGTCAAATGTTGAAATTTTAATGGATGAAACGCTTCTGATTGGGGATAGGTTTTATTTAACAGGGCGCGAGGATTTGACGAATAAAAAGCGTTTAGCGCTCAGTGCGTTGCAGCCGGAAAACAAAGAGTTACCGTGGTTTGTCATGAATCATACACCAGATGATTTGGACGAGCCCGCAAACCTTGGGGTCGATTTCCATGTGTCGGGCCATACGCATAAAGGGCAAATGTGGCCAAATCAGTATATTACCAAGAAGATTTTTGAGCTGGATTATGGGCATCGCCAGAAGGAACAAATGCATGCGCTTGTTTCAAGTGGC
The sequence above is a segment of the Solibacillus sp. FSL H8-0523 genome. Coding sequences within it:
- a CDS encoding HAMP domain-containing sensor histidine kinase; this translates as MKNRKIHLQLVLMFIVAFALAVIFTEGTRYFGKSYYESNSFDAEATEYMDQLARNVLAPLTEEDFEKVLAVTPDEITRYRLYYGSLAEQIQNIKDQYASDIDGAEDEDVLKALKQERDAKIADIQKNFDDDDYVKQKIVVIKQRAVAEILEDQQRGLRQFKSNNTYYAYDFYNAKKEEHFTKGEIDKAAVYEKELTPNELPNVTRYINLNEYEQVGYLDKTYTIEKDLSEVSGKITIPKSMLAKSGLGNDLKAFTIAKFVYYCIVLLGIVCLILAIKVVKVGRKSFLIENGLRNRLDRLPVDVQIALTAFVAYITSLFISSMTYLARSIAYYLADSYYIDLIENILLVLVTYGLFVAMVYFIAWTWERVKCYDSFEQLWAETFLAKFMKTGVSMFENRSVGMQSLILLIIIFLGGFGFAIPLVTGSFGAFMFYVFLFFVFFIPALFLFMRRMGYLNRIMKHTEDMAHGRLTENIKVKGKSPLARHAENLNGLREGVRTSLNEQAKSERLKTELITNVSHDLRTPLTSIITYTDLLKNPDLTVEERTKYIEILDAKSNRLKTLIEDLFEVSKMASGNIEISKQRIDLAQLLQQAAGEHEEDFAKSNLDLRVAISEQPIYAYVDGQKWWRVIDNLIVNARKYSLEGTRVYVNLKVNNGNAELTVKNVAKYELNEDATELIERFKRADTSRHTEGSGLGLAIAQSIVDLHGGQLDVSIDGDLFKVTVLVRAEN
- a CDS encoding metallophosphoesterase, translated to MRILLGIFAIAIYGGITFYLGWNLRAWLNSLQVFRWPILFWSVLFLTSFGYFIGKLHVLLTPLTVLGSYWMFFLQYGLMLCMIANIIVFFTPLSTKFVGTGAVGILLVLLAVGTYFAYTPVVRQATITIDKPGEDMRVVLGSDFHLGLLSGKGHLEKFVALSNEHEPDLVLLAGDIVDDSPQRFIDKGMGEVMESLQSTYGVYGILGNHEYYGNEIPEFKQAMKESNVEILMDETLLIGDRFYLTGREDLTNKKRLALSALQPENKELPWFVMNHTPDDLDEPANLGVDFHVSGHTHKGQMWPNQYITKKIFELDYGHRQKEQMHALVSSGFGFWGPPTRIGSQSELWVIDIQFNK